A section of the Pristiophorus japonicus isolate sPriJap1 chromosome 4, sPriJap1.hap1, whole genome shotgun sequence genome encodes:
- the LOC139262634 gene encoding ferritin heavy chain, oocyte isoform-like, with translation MAAQVCQNYHQDCEDAVNKQINMELYSSYVYLSMSFYFDRDDVALRHFMEFFKEQSHEEREHAEKLMKFQNRRGGRIILADIKKPEQDEWSNGLEAMQRSLQMEKNVNQSLLDLHKLSTGRTDPHLCDFLETHYLDEQVKMIKKLGDHITNLKRLGAPENGVGEYLFDKHTLGGGSD, from the exons atggctgctcaagtgtgtcagaactaccaccaggactgtgaggatgctgtcaacaagcagatcaacatggagctctattcctcctatgtttatctctctatg tccttctactttgaccgggatgatgttgccctgcgtcactttatggagttcttcaaggagcagtcacatgaggaacgtgagcatgctgagaaactgatgaaattccagaatcggcgtggaggGCGGATCATCTTGGCGGACATCAAG aaaccagagcaggatgagtggagcaatggtctggaggcgatgcagagatctctgcagatggagaagaatgtgaaccagagtctgctggatctgcacaaactctccactgggaggacagaccctCAT ttgtgtgacttcctggagacccattacttggatgaacaagtgaagatgatcaagaagcttggagatcacatcaccaacctgaagagactgggagcccctgagaatggtgttggagagtacctgtttgacaagcacaccctggggggGGGAAGTGACTAA